One window from the genome of Pseudanabaena yagii GIHE-NHR1 encodes:
- a CDS encoding GIY-YIG nuclease family protein: MPTSASEIQEQAKSILDAIAFTLFEECQPLNRDFSNIPDRPGIYAIRHKYEGLLYIGKTKSLRSRFKGGHKAFLWAWLDKYNDKDVRIAVQIIPYSRNPALLLELEAIILRATEPPYNVQIPME, from the coding sequence ATGCCAACGAGCGCCTCTGAAATACAAGAACAAGCCAAAAGTATCTTAGATGCGATCGCTTTTACTCTTTTTGAAGAATGCCAACCATTAAATCGTGATTTTAGTAATATTCCTGATCGTCCTGGTATTTATGCAATCAGACATAAATATGAAGGATTGCTTTACATCGGTAAAACTAAAAGTTTAAGGAGTCGGTTTAAAGGTGGGCATAAAGCCTTTCTGTGGGCATGGCTTGATAAATACAACGATAAAGATGTGCGTATTGCTGTACAAATAATCCCATACTCAAGAAATCCTGCGTTACTATTGGAGCTAGAGGCAATTATTCTTCGAGCTACTGAGCCTCCATACAACGTCCAAATCCCAATGGAATAG
- a CDS encoding protein disulfide isomerase family protein: MSSITQTALEILEYIYNSNFATVYPMKFHYASSTLAAFGMAIASVTSISAVAFTPLITSPAIAQETGEPVTTTSTPQAIALSKYLKKIGAKVYTAYWCPHCHNQKERFGKEAVKNLQVIECDRRGVNPQTQLCIDKKIRGFPTWEINGRFYEGDRTLENLANLSRYRNGI; this comes from the coding sequence ATGTCTAGCATCACGCAAACAGCATTAGAAATTTTGGAATATATTTACAATAGCAATTTTGCAACTGTGTACCCTATGAAGTTTCACTATGCCTCTTCGACCTTAGCAGCCTTTGGTATGGCGATCGCTAGCGTTACAAGTATTTCTGCCGTAGCATTCACACCCTTGATCACCAGTCCAGCGATCGCTCAAGAAACAGGTGAACCCGTCACCACCACATCAACGCCTCAAGCGATCGCCTTATCCAAATATCTCAAAAAAATTGGAGCAAAGGTATATACAGCCTATTGGTGTCCCCACTGCCATAATCAGAAAGAACGCTTTGGGAAGGAAGCCGTAAAGAATCTACAGGTGATTGAATGCGATCGACGTGGTGTTAATCCGCAAACCCAACTTTGTATCGACAAAAAAATTCGCGGATTTCCCACATGGGAGATTAATGGTAGGTTTTATGAAGGCGATCGAACGTTAGAAAATTTAGCAAATTTATCAAGATATCGTAATGGTATTTAG
- a CDS encoding adenylate/guanylate cyclase domain-containing protein yields MSAGKFPIPKFRLRTTIVIPFVLEIIVAVGIVGYLSFRNGQQAINTLADKLNGEISARIEQHVIDYLNQSQDTLWLSNANILSGNLNLKDFDGLRRYFWQIVHKGNFEGYLAYGNEQGEFVGVEYQDDGTSQLKIVTSATIPKRETYLLDAQGERQQLLQTAKYDPRTRPWYKAAKQLGKTTWSEIYPFFSSKNTVLGISPVSPIFDSQNNLIGVLSINVRLTRITDFINHLSISTNGQSFIIERSGNLVASSTIPQPFRVIGEGDNRTVERIAAAQSDNPIVKATTQHLLKQFNDFKSIQNGQNLKFQTSDGSWYYAQVLPMKDGRGIDWLTVVVVPENDFMDQINQNNRNTIVLCLIALSIAVVLGIRTAYWISRPLLQLAQVSEQIAQGNLDQQVNTSSIVEIDTLGHSFNHMTAQLKSSFAALYQSQESLRIANEELEERVELRTAELRQEKERSEKLLLNVLPASIADRLKQTNESPAEYFENATILFADIVGFTSLSSRMEPMELVTGLNQIFSAFDKLTEKYGLEKIKTIGDAYMVVGGLPIARPDHAQAIANMALDMQAYMRNSHSILSESIELRIGINTGSVIAGVIGIKKFIYDLWGDAVNIASRMESHGQAGYIQVTSSTYECLKQDYVLEARGNIEVKGRGEMMTYWLLSKR; encoded by the coding sequence ATGAGTGCTGGCAAATTCCCCATCCCAAAGTTTCGACTCCGTACAACTATAGTAATTCCCTTTGTATTAGAAATTATTGTAGCCGTTGGCATAGTCGGGTATTTGTCATTTAGGAATGGGCAACAAGCAATCAACACTCTAGCGGATAAGTTAAATGGAGAAATTAGCGCTCGTATCGAACAACATGTAATTGACTATCTCAATCAATCTCAAGACACTCTATGGTTGAGCAATGCCAATATCTTAAGTGGAAACTTAAATCTTAAGGACTTTGATGGACTGCGGCGTTACTTTTGGCAAATCGTCCATAAAGGAAATTTTGAGGGATATTTAGCCTATGGTAACGAGCAAGGGGAATTTGTCGGAGTTGAATATCAAGATGATGGAACTTCTCAACTCAAAATCGTCACTAGTGCAACTATCCCCAAGCGTGAAACCTACTTATTAGATGCTCAAGGCGAACGCCAACAACTCCTGCAAACCGCTAAGTATGACCCACGTACACGTCCTTGGTACAAAGCGGCAAAACAACTTGGCAAAACAACTTGGAGTGAGATCTATCCGTTTTTTTCTAGCAAAAATACAGTGTTAGGCATCTCTCCCGTCTCTCCTATTTTTGATAGCCAAAACAATTTAATCGGTGTTCTATCCATCAATGTGCGCCTGACTCGAATTACAGACTTTATCAATCATTTGAGTATCAGTACTAATGGTCAAAGTTTTATCATCGAGCGATCGGGCAATTTAGTCGCTAGTTCAACTATTCCTCAACCATTTAGAGTCATTGGCGAAGGGGACAACCGCACAGTAGAAAGAATTGCAGCAGCTCAGAGCGATAATCCGATTGTCAAGGCAACAACGCAACATCTACTCAAACAATTTAATGATTTTAAATCAATTCAAAATGGGCAGAATCTAAAATTCCAAACCAGTGATGGTTCTTGGTATTATGCCCAAGTTCTACCCATGAAAGATGGTCGCGGTATTGATTGGCTCACTGTCGTTGTCGTCCCTGAAAACGACTTCATGGATCAGATCAATCAAAATAATCGCAACACGATAGTCTTATGTTTGATAGCTCTGAGTATTGCCGTTGTACTAGGCATTCGCACTGCCTATTGGATTTCTCGCCCTTTATTACAACTTGCCCAAGTCTCGGAACAAATTGCTCAAGGTAATCTAGACCAGCAGGTAAATACTAGTTCCATTGTCGAAATTGACACTTTAGGTCATTCTTTCAATCACATGACTGCTCAATTAAAGTCATCATTTGCAGCTCTATACCAGAGTCAAGAATCTCTCCGCATTGCGAATGAAGAATTAGAAGAAAGAGTTGAACTACGTACAGCAGAGCTAAGACAAGAAAAGGAACGTTCTGAAAAACTATTACTCAATGTTTTACCCGCTTCGATCGCTGATCGCCTGAAACAAACAAACGAATCACCCGCTGAGTACTTTGAGAATGCCACCATTCTGTTTGCAGATATTGTCGGATTTACGAGTCTATCGTCACGCATGGAACCAATGGAGCTAGTTACGGGACTCAATCAGATTTTTTCGGCTTTTGATAAGTTAACCGAGAAGTATGGTCTAGAAAAAATCAAAACCATCGGTGATGCCTATATGGTTGTGGGCGGTTTACCGATTGCTCGTCCCGATCATGCACAGGCGATCGCCAATATGGCTCTAGATATGCAAGCCTATATGCGAAATTCCCACAGCATTTTAAGCGAATCAATAGAGTTGCGTATAGGCATTAACACAGGTTCCGTTATTGCTGGTGTAATTGGCATTAAGAAATTTATTTATGACCTATGGGGTGATGCGGTTAACATTGCTTCACGCATGGAATCTCATGGTCAAGCGGGTTATATACAGGTGACAAGCTCTACTTATGAGTGTCTGAAACAAGATTATGTACTAGAGGCAAGGGGAAATATTGAGGTGAAAGGACGTGGCGAAATGATGACCTATTGGTTATTGAGCAAACGATAA
- a CDS encoding GFA family protein has product MSLLTNTTASPKILGGCHCGKIRFRVSVRKYEALDCNCSICQKKGILHLIVPPEDFELLQGEDHLSTYTFNTGIAKHHFCKTCGIHPFYRPRSHPIDYDVNVRCLDGDAMSLFEIVPFDGKHWEENIQQIT; this is encoded by the coding sequence ATGTCCCTATTAACTAATACAACCGCAAGCCCTAAGATTTTAGGCGGCTGTCACTGTGGCAAAATACGCTTTCGGGTGAGCGTGAGAAAGTACGAAGCTCTTGATTGCAATTGTTCAATTTGTCAAAAGAAAGGTATTTTGCATTTGATTGTGCCACCAGAAGACTTTGAGCTATTGCAGGGCGAAGATCACTTATCGACTTACACCTTTAACACAGGAATTGCGAAGCATCATTTCTGCAAAACCTGTGGTATTCATCCCTTTTATCGTCCGCGATCGCATCCCATTGATTATGATGTAAATGTGCGCTGTCTAGATGGCGATGCAATGTCTCTCTTTGAAATCGTGCCTTTTGATGGCAAGCATTGGGAAGAAAATATTCAACAAATTACTTAA
- a CDS encoding IS4 family transposase translates to MKEINLFREKLQQHLQWNRARLAFVSMFLIALMRVKTVNLAEIATGFSGYAKVESHYKRLQRFFRDFEVDYEKIALMVVKVMQIPEPWVISIDRTDWEFGKTVFNVLTLGIVHYGIAFPLVWMMLDKKGNSNTRERCELCNRFLEIFGDRKIDFLSADREFVGEDWLDYLLCEPCNRFRIRRKNTLLNDGQKKLRADICFQDLQVGQSKVLSKPRKVWNHWLRIAAMRLDDGDLLIVATTHDPDTAIADYAKRWAIETLFGCFKTRGFCLESTHLQDPERLSKLIALLTLALCWAFSSGLWLAQLNPLKPKKHGRLPKSIFRLGFDFLRHIIFDLHLNSQAFFNSIKFLSCT, encoded by the coding sequence ATGAAAGAGATTAACCTATTCCGAGAAAAGTTGCAGCAACATCTGCAATGGAATAGAGCAAGACTAGCCTTTGTGTCCATGTTCTTGATCGCGCTAATGCGAGTAAAGACAGTAAACCTAGCTGAAATTGCCACAGGATTTAGTGGTTATGCCAAAGTCGAATCACACTATAAGAGGTTACAGAGATTTTTTCGAGACTTTGAAGTGGACTATGAAAAGATCGCACTCATGGTCGTCAAAGTCATGCAAATCCCCGAACCTTGGGTAATTTCTATCGACCGCACCGATTGGGAATTCGGTAAAACCGTGTTTAATGTGCTGACATTGGGAATAGTGCATTACGGTATTGCATTCCCGTTGGTATGGATGATGCTGGACAAAAAAGGTAACTCAAACACCCGTGAGCGCTGTGAATTGTGTAATCGATTTCTGGAAATATTTGGAGACCGCAAAATCGACTTTTTGAGTGCAGACCGAGAGTTTGTCGGTGAGGATTGGTTAGATTACTTGTTGTGTGAACCATGTAACCGTTTTCGTATCCGCCGTAAAAATACTTTGCTCAATGACGGGCAGAAAAAACTGCGTGCCGACATTTGTTTTCAAGACCTCCAAGTTGGTCAGTCCAAAGTATTGTCCAAGCCCAGAAAGGTTTGGAACCATTGGCTTCGTATAGCCGCTATGCGTCTTGATGATGGCGATTTATTAATTGTCGCGACGACTCATGACCCTGATACGGCTATTGCTGACTATGCTAAGCGTTGGGCTATTGAGACTTTATTCGGGTGCTTTAAAACCCGTGGCTTTTGTTTGGAGTCCACTCATCTTCAAGATCCTGAACGTCTTTCCAAACTAATTGCTTTGCTTACTCTGGCTTTATGTTGGGCTTTTTCTTCTGGGCTTTGGTTGGCTCAACTAAATCCCCTCAAGCCTAAAAAACACGGTCGTCTTCCTAAAAGCATTTTTCGCCTTGGTTTTGATTTCCTTCGTCACATCATCTTTGACTTACATCTCAATTCTCAAGCCTTCTTTAACTCCATTAAATTTTTGTCCTGTACTTAG
- a CDS encoding LL-diaminopimelate aminotransferase has translation MQFADRLQPLQSNVFADMDNAKSRVKASGKQVIDLSLGSSDLPTDKFILEAIAEALNDTSTHGYSLFGSTLDFREAAAKWIKQRFGVIVDPETEVLPLIGSQEGTAHLPLALLNPNDFALLQDPGYPSHYGGIHMASGQVYGMPLLAENNFLPVFADIPSAVLAQSKMMVLSYPHNPTTATASLEFFQSAVEFCQHHNLALVHDFPYVDLVFDGSIQPSLLQADRDRQVSIEFFTMSKSYNMGGFRVGFAVGNRELIRALRQIKAVVDFNQYQGIMRGAIKALSGDRTSIDHVVDTFKTRRDVMIDALQAIGWQIPRPASTMYLWAKLPEVYAHDSVKFCLDLIAETGIALSPGAGFGKHGEGYVRFALVYPPEILRKAAMKIGQFLQTSSN, from the coding sequence ATGCAATTTGCCGATCGCCTTCAGCCTCTCCAGTCCAATGTGTTTGCCGATATGGACAACGCCAAAAGTCGGGTCAAAGCATCAGGTAAACAAGTAATTGATCTATCGTTGGGTTCATCGGACTTGCCCACTGATAAATTTATTTTAGAGGCGATCGCTGAAGCATTGAATGATACTAGTACTCATGGCTACTCTCTGTTTGGGAGTACATTAGACTTTCGAGAAGCCGCAGCAAAATGGATCAAACAACGATTTGGAGTAATTGTCGATCCTGAAACGGAAGTATTACCGCTCATTGGCTCACAGGAAGGGACAGCCCATTTACCCTTAGCCTTACTAAACCCCAATGATTTTGCCCTCTTGCAAGACCCCGGCTATCCCTCCCACTATGGCGGGATTCACATGGCAAGTGGTCAAGTTTATGGAATGCCCTTACTTGCTGAGAATAACTTTTTGCCAGTATTTGCTGATATTCCATCCGCAGTATTAGCCCAATCAAAAATGATGGTGTTGAGCTATCCTCACAACCCTACCACTGCAACTGCTTCCTTAGAATTTTTCCAATCTGCGGTGGAATTTTGTCAACATCATAATCTTGCATTAGTGCATGACTTTCCCTATGTCGATCTAGTCTTTGATGGCTCAATTCAGCCTTCGCTCCTACAAGCTGATCGCGATCGCCAAGTCAGCATTGAATTTTTTACCATGTCTAAATCCTATAATATGGGCGGTTTTCGCGTTGGTTTTGCCGTTGGTAATCGCGAATTAATTAGAGCTTTGCGGCAGATTAAAGCTGTAGTAGATTTCAATCAATATCAAGGCATTATGCGCGGGGCAATTAAAGCTTTATCAGGCGATCGCACCTCCATTGACCATGTAGTTGACACGTTTAAGACTCGACGTGATGTGATGATTGATGCTCTGCAAGCAATTGGTTGGCAGATTCCACGCCCTGCTTCAACGATGTATCTTTGGGCAAAATTACCTGAAGTTTATGCCCATGATTCTGTCAAATTTTGTCTAGATTTAATTGCGGAGACAGGAATTGCTCTCTCCCCAGGAGCAGGTTTTGGCAAGCATGGTGAAGGATATGTCAGGTTTGCGCTAGTATATCCGCCTGAAATATTAAGGAAAGCCGCTATGAAAATCGGTCAATTTCTGCAAACATCGTCAAATTAG
- a CDS encoding glycosyltransferase family 4 protein — translation MSKLESLRIAIVHEWFVNYSGSERVVEQILNLFPHADLFAVVDFLEDSQRGYIQHKQVTTTFIQKLPFAKTKFRQYLPLMPLAIEQLDLSAYDLIISSSHAVAKGVLTSPHQLHISYVHSPIRYAWDLQHQYLRESNLEKGIKSWIARWILHQIRLWDTRTANGVDRFVANSQFIARRIQKVYRRDAQVIYPPVDLQNYVLCEQKQDFYLTASRLVPYKRVDLIVEAFSQMSDRQLIVIGDGEQMPKIRAKAGKNVQFLGYREPAELKAYMQNAKAFVFASEEDFGITPVEAQACGTPVIAFSRGGVTESVIGLEGDRPTGVFFAEQSVDSICEAVLKFEKYQHLIEPKVCRDNAMQFSTERFLTEFYNFVKQAWENYSKEVSRRIP, via the coding sequence ATGTCAAAATTAGAAAGTTTACGAATTGCGATCGTTCATGAATGGTTTGTTAATTATTCGGGGTCAGAACGGGTTGTTGAGCAAATTTTAAATTTGTTCCCCCATGCCGATTTATTTGCAGTAGTCGATTTTCTAGAGGATTCGCAACGGGGATATATTCAACATAAACAAGTTACGACTACCTTTATCCAAAAATTACCCTTTGCAAAAACTAAATTTCGGCAATATTTGCCGTTGATGCCCTTAGCGATCGAGCAGCTCGATCTATCGGCATACGATTTAATTATTTCCAGTTCCCATGCTGTTGCCAAAGGGGTGCTAACTTCTCCCCATCAATTACATATTTCCTATGTGCATTCACCGATTCGCTATGCATGGGACTTGCAACATCAATATCTACGAGAATCAAATTTAGAAAAGGGAATTAAAAGCTGGATTGCTCGATGGATTTTGCATCAAATTAGACTCTGGGACACTCGCACTGCTAACGGTGTGGATCGCTTTGTCGCCAATTCTCAATTCATCGCTCGGCGGATTCAGAAGGTCTATCGGCGCGATGCACAGGTGATTTATCCCCCCGTTGATCTCCAAAATTATGTCTTGTGTGAACAGAAGCAAGATTTCTATCTCACAGCTTCAAGATTAGTTCCCTACAAAAGAGTTGATTTAATTGTAGAAGCTTTTTCACAGATGAGCGATCGCCAATTGATCGTGATTGGTGATGGTGAACAAATGCCTAAAATTCGTGCTAAAGCAGGTAAAAATGTTCAGTTCCTCGGTTATCGTGAACCCGCAGAATTAAAAGCATATATGCAAAATGCGAAAGCTTTTGTTTTTGCTTCAGAGGAGGATTTTGGGATTACTCCTGTAGAAGCTCAAGCCTGTGGCACACCAGTTATTGCCTTTAGTCGCGGCGGTGTAACGGAGTCTGTAATTGGTTTGGAAGGCGATCGCCCTACGGGTGTATTTTTTGCAGAGCAGTCCGTGGATAGCATTTGTGAGGCAGTTCTCAAATTTGAGAAATATCAACATCTGATTGAGCCAAAAGTATGTAGAGATAATGCGATGCAATTTTCTACCGAGAGATTTCTAACAGAGTTTTACAATTTTGTAAAACAGGCTTGGGAAAATTACTCCAAGGAAGTGTCACGCCGCATTCCATAG
- the topA gene encoding type I DNA topoisomerase, with protein sequence MSTLVIVESPTKARTIRNFLPSEYRVEASMGHVRDLPQSASDIPAELKSSEWAKLGVNVDADFEPLYIVPDDKKKIVRELKAALKGAKELILATDEDREGESISWHLLQILQPKVPIKRMVFHEITSEAIKGALKNCRQIDDRLVHAQETRRILDRLVGYTLSPLLWKKIAWGLSAGRVQSVAVRLIVNRERERRAFKSGSYWDLKANLYAPKQEFPVQLVSVGGTNVATGKDFDEATGKIANGRKVLLLDESGAIALKERLNGKVWSVSNLEERPTTRKPSPPFTTSTMQQEANRKLRLSARDSMRVAQALYEQGYITYMRTDSVHLSQQAIAAARQCVTKMYGNNFLSKEPRQYVTKSKGAQEAHEAIRPAGETFRTPQETGLSGRELALYDLIWKRTVASQMADAQLTMLSVQLTVEDAIFRASGKRIDFAGFFRAYVEGSDDPDAALEEKEITLPPLKMGDHPVCRELNTVGHETQPPARYTEAALVKMLESEGIGRPSTYASIIGTICDRGYVQLVNNALIPSFTAFAVTSLLEEHFPNLVDPSFTSKMEQTLDDISTGSVEWLPYLKKFYSGEQGLSGQVKSRDSLIDGEAARTVHLEGLDDDVKVKIGKFGAYIQVGEGDRTVNSSIPQNLTPSDLVPDKIEMLLKQKLEGPDQVGIHPETNEPIFMMVGQYGPYVQLGQATDAVPKPKRASLPKGMQPEQVTLDVAVKLLALPRTLGAHPDTGNRVFVNTGRFGPYVCHAKGNVDKDDNRSLKSTDDPYTITFERALELLAQPKTLRGASAAKVLKSLGKHPDDDDAIEILDGKYGAYVKHGKINVSLTKEQSVDTLTLDEALSMLATKSKSSKSTSKRTKTVASETKKATTKKTTTKSTAKATTTKTATKTTKKNTTKKTAATK encoded by the coding sequence ATGTCTACTCTTGTCATTGTCGAATCGCCCACTAAGGCACGCACCATTCGTAACTTTTTGCCCTCAGAGTACCGAGTTGAGGCATCAATGGGTCATGTGCGCGATTTGCCACAGTCAGCCAGTGACATCCCTGCGGAGTTAAAATCCTCTGAGTGGGCAAAACTAGGCGTAAATGTTGATGCTGACTTTGAGCCACTGTATATCGTGCCTGACGATAAGAAAAAGATCGTCCGTGAACTTAAAGCTGCTCTCAAAGGCGCAAAAGAATTAATCCTTGCGACTGACGAAGACCGCGAAGGTGAAAGTATTTCTTGGCACTTGTTGCAAATCCTGCAACCCAAAGTACCGATCAAGCGCATGGTTTTCCATGAGATCACCTCTGAGGCAATCAAAGGGGCTTTAAAAAATTGTCGCCAGATCGACGATCGCCTTGTCCATGCCCAAGAAACCCGCCGCATTCTCGATCGCCTTGTCGGTTATACCCTCTCGCCTTTGCTCTGGAAAAAAATTGCTTGGGGGCTATCCGCAGGAAGGGTGCAGTCGGTGGCTGTCCGTCTCATTGTGAACCGTGAACGGGAGCGCCGTGCCTTTAAATCAGGTAGCTATTGGGATTTGAAGGCAAATCTCTATGCACCTAAGCAAGAATTTCCTGTGCAGCTAGTCTCCGTTGGTGGGACGAATGTAGCTACTGGTAAAGACTTTGATGAGGCAACAGGGAAAATTGCCAATGGGCGTAAGGTTTTATTGCTTGATGAATCAGGGGCGATTGCACTCAAGGAGAGACTTAATGGCAAAGTCTGGTCAGTTAGTAATCTCGAAGAACGTCCCACCACCCGTAAGCCCTCACCCCCCTTCACCACCTCGACCATGCAGCAGGAGGCAAACCGTAAATTGCGCCTGTCGGCAAGGGATTCGATGCGGGTAGCTCAAGCTTTGTATGAGCAGGGCTACATCACCTATATGCGGACTGACTCCGTGCATTTGTCGCAACAGGCGATCGCGGCGGCGCGTCAGTGCGTGACCAAGATGTATGGCAACAACTTCCTCAGCAAAGAACCTCGCCAGTATGTCACCAAATCTAAGGGCGCACAGGAAGCCCACGAAGCGATCCGCCCTGCGGGAGAAACTTTCCGCACACCCCAAGAGACAGGTTTGTCTGGTCGTGAGTTGGCACTTTATGACCTGATCTGGAAGCGCACCGTTGCCTCACAGATGGCAGATGCCCAGTTAACCATGCTCAGCGTCCAGTTAACCGTTGAGGATGCCATCTTCCGAGCTTCGGGCAAGCGGATTGATTTCGCAGGATTTTTCCGCGCCTACGTCGAAGGCTCCGACGATCCCGATGCGGCTTTAGAAGAAAAGGAAATCACCTTGCCACCGCTCAAAATGGGCGATCATCCTGTCTGTCGGGAATTAAATACGGTCGGACATGAAACCCAACCACCAGCGAGATATACCGAAGCTGCCCTTGTGAAAATGTTGGAAAGTGAAGGCATCGGTCGTCCTAGCACCTATGCCAGCATTATCGGCACGATCTGCGATCGCGGTTATGTGCAACTGGTCAATAATGCTCTCATTCCCAGCTTTACCGCCTTTGCTGTCACCAGTTTGCTAGAGGAGCATTTCCCCAATCTCGTTGATCCCAGCTTTACCTCCAAAATGGAGCAGACCCTTGATGATATTTCTACAGGCAGTGTGGAATGGTTGCCCTATCTCAAGAAATTCTATTCGGGTGAGCAAGGGCTAAGTGGACAGGTCAAGTCTCGCGATAGTCTCATCGATGGTGAAGCCGCAAGGACAGTCCATCTCGAAGGTTTAGACGATGATGTCAAGGTGAAGATTGGTAAATTTGGAGCCTATATCCAAGTGGGAGAAGGCGATCGCACCGTCAATTCCTCCATCCCTCAAAACTTGACTCCTTCCGATCTCGTCCCTGACAAAATCGAAATGCTGCTCAAGCAAAAACTAGAAGGTCCTGATCAAGTTGGTATCCATCCAGAGACCAATGAGCCAATCTTTATGATGGTCGGTCAGTATGGACCTTACGTGCAGTTAGGACAAGCTACAGACGCAGTTCCCAAACCAAAACGAGCTTCTTTGCCCAAGGGAATGCAGCCTGAACAGGTGACTCTCGATGTTGCCGTGAAGTTGCTTGCTTTGCCACGTACTTTAGGGGCACATCCTGATACTGGCAATCGCGTGTTTGTAAATACAGGGCGCTTTGGTCCCTATGTTTGCCATGCCAAGGGCAATGTCGATAAGGATGATAACCGATCGCTCAAATCCACTGACGATCCCTACACAATCACCTTTGAACGCGCCTTAGAACTCCTTGCTCAGCCCAAGACCCTACGCGGTGCATCTGCTGCCAAAGTTTTAAAATCCCTTGGCAAACACCCCGATGACGATGATGCGATCGAAATTCTTGATGGTAAATATGGCGCGTATGTGAAGCATGGCAAGATAAATGTATCGCTGACCAAGGAGCAATCCGTCGATACGCTTACCCTAGATGAAGCGCTGTCTATGTTAGCTACTAAATCGAAGTCGAGCAAAAGTACTAGCAAGCGCACTAAAACAGTTGCCAGCGAAACCAAGAAAGCTACAACAAAAAAGACCACAACCAAATCTACAGCCAAGGCAACCACAACAAAAACTGCTACAAAAACCACGAAGAAAAACACAACCAAAAAGACAGCAGCAACTAAGTAG
- a CDS encoding DUF2059 domain-containing protein, with amino-acid sequence MLAIFSSAIYISTPAIANAENSQQAPTSTTVPIKSKKQLARELLVELGIGKQYDLSFWNSVDLAYGTGTRTKFSEWLQQMLAKAAGWKYVESQYVDRLEANFSAMELMELLDLAKRPLMKKLLRSQIQAYEETGEKRARLIFKVWEDYNSGKINVPPNLLKQ; translated from the coding sequence TTGTTAGCTATTTTTTCCTCGGCTATCTACATATCAACACCAGCGATCGCCAATGCTGAAAATAGTCAACAAGCACCCACATCTACGACTGTCCCCATCAAATCAAAAAAACAATTAGCAAGAGAACTCCTAGTTGAATTAGGTATCGGCAAGCAGTATGACTTGTCTTTCTGGAACAGTGTTGATCTTGCTTACGGAACAGGAACTAGAACTAAGTTTAGTGAATGGTTACAACAGATGCTTGCCAAGGCTGCTGGGTGGAAGTATGTGGAATCTCAGTATGTTGACCGTTTAGAAGCTAACTTTTCGGCAATGGAACTAATGGAATTGTTGGATTTAGCCAAGCGTCCATTGATGAAAAAGTTATTGAGGTCACAAATCCAAGCCTATGAAGAAACGGGTGAAAAGAGGGCTAGGTTAATTTTTAAAGTATGGGAGGACTACAATTCAGGCAAAATCAACGTACCTCCTAACTTATTGAAGCAGTAG
- a CDS encoding HesB/IscA family protein has protein sequence MITLTDAAIARVRNLQNQRATSAPLRLGIKQGGCSGLSYLMDFAEQLETDDNEYEYNGVKIVINNSNLPQLQGLELDYTEDLLGGGFRFRNPNASKSCSCGTSFATPKELGAPVACS, from the coding sequence ATGATTACATTGACCGATGCCGCGATCGCTCGCGTGAGAAATCTGCAAAACCAAAGGGCAACTTCAGCACCGTTGCGCCTAGGGATTAAGCAAGGTGGTTGTTCTGGGTTGTCTTACTTGATGGACTTCGCGGAACAATTAGAAACTGATGATAACGAGTATGAATACAACGGTGTCAAAATTGTCATCAACAATAGCAATTTGCCTCAGTTGCAAGGTTTAGAACTCGACTATACCGAAGACCTTTTAGGTGGCGGTTTCCGTTTCCGCAATCCTAATGCTAGCAAGTCTTGCAGTTGTGGAACTTCCTTCGCCACTCCCAAAGAACTTGGAGCACCTGTAGCTTGTAGCTAA